A stretch of Thermomicrobium roseum DSM 5159 DNA encodes these proteins:
- a CDS encoding DMT family transporter: protein MIGAWLGLAVAAAVAWGTADFLAGLAARRLPLLIVLFGVQAIGLAIVLPFWLAWSGDGTVPGMAVAAGFAMVAGLAALYRGLARGPVSVVAPVGALGGAVPVGIGLLTGENLAGEHLLGVLAGLVGLSLVTWERDRVAPRGQSTRAALAHGVAAALSLGLAVALLGVAGEGEPLGAVVAARVTAVLLLGAAVAGWLRRHRDRSLLRHCALAVAAAGVLDVAATVSFALAAERGPLGPSGLVASLYPASTVLLGVVVLGERLSVLRWAGIGLILAGVALLRGAG from the coding sequence GTGATCGGAGCCTGGCTCGGTCTGGCTGTCGCAGCAGCAGTGGCGTGGGGGACGGCGGACTTCCTCGCTGGCCTGGCTGCGCGTCGTCTCCCGCTGCTCATCGTCCTGTTCGGAGTGCAAGCGATCGGACTGGCGATCGTGCTGCCGTTCTGGCTCGCCTGGTCAGGCGATGGGACGGTGCCGGGGATGGCCGTGGCTGCTGGGTTCGCCATGGTAGCCGGACTCGCTGCCCTGTATCGTGGGCTCGCTCGGGGGCCGGTGAGCGTGGTGGCGCCGGTCGGTGCGCTCGGTGGGGCAGTACCGGTCGGCATCGGCCTACTCACAGGCGAGAACCTGGCGGGCGAGCACCTGCTGGGGGTACTCGCCGGCCTGGTTGGCCTCTCGCTGGTCACGTGGGAGAGAGACCGAGTGGCCCCACGGGGACAGTCCACGCGCGCCGCGCTGGCGCACGGCGTCGCAGCAGCGCTCTCGCTGGGACTGGCCGTGGCGCTGCTCGGCGTAGCGGGTGAAGGGGAGCCTCTCGGAGCAGTCGTCGCCGCGCGTGTGACAGCAGTTCTCCTGCTCGGGGCAGCCGTAGCCGGTTGGTTACGGCGGCACCGGGATCGGTCGCTGCTGCGGCACTGCGCGCTCGCGGTCGCTGCGGCAGGGGTGCTCGATGTGGCGGCGACCGTCTCGTTCGCGCTGGCAGCGGAGCGCGGTCCGCTCGGGCCGAGTGGGCTCGTCGCCTCGCTCTATCCGGCGTCGACCGTGCTTCTCGGGGTCGTCGTGCTGGGTGAGCGGCTCTCGGTGCTTCGCTGGGCCGGCATCGGGCTGATCCTCGCGGGTGTAGCTCTCCTGCGCGGTGCCGGGTAG